The region AGCCGCCCTGCTGCGCCCCGCCGAGTCCGGCGAAGTGGTCACGCTACCGTCGGTGCTGCGCTGGTTGCGCCGACGTATGATAGCCGTCGAGGCGGGGCTGCTGGCTGCGGTGACGTCACTGCCGGTGCTGTCCGGCTGCGCGCCGACGATCGTCGCCGTGCGTGAGCGGCTCGGCGTGGTGAGCGCGCTCGTCGCGCTGCGCAGACTCGCGTCCCACCTGCTGCGGACATTGCCCGCGCCGCTCGGATTCGGAGCCCGGGCGCGCAGGCGACCGGAGCGTGCTGTTGGGCACCCACACGACATGGGGCCGGACCCGCCGGAGCGGGGCCAGTAGCTCCTGGGGCGCACCCCGGAAGGACCGGGGCGCACACCCAGGAGCAGACCATGACAACAGAAAAGCCCCGACCGCCCAGGACCCATGGTGCGCCGCCGATCACCCTCAGCGAGCACGAGCAGGCCGATGCGGAGCGCCGCCAACAGATCGCTCTGTTCCGGTACGGCGTGATCGCCGACCTCATCCACCTCGAGCCCGGTCACCGCGGCTTGTACGCGCTCTTGCGCGACAAGGCCGCGCGGGAGTGGGACATCCCCGGCACGCTCCGGCGCCGCGTCGAGGCGGAGACGATCCGCGGCTGGCTGCGCGACTATCGGCGCGGCGGCTTCGACGCTCTGCTACCCAAGGCTCGCAAGGATCGAGGCTCGGCACGCGCCATTCCGCAGTGCGTCGCCGACGTGTTGTGCGAGACCAAGGACCAGCATCCCGACTTCAGCGTCGCGCTCGTGATCGAGCACGTTTCGAGGTTCGCTCGGATACCCGACGACGTCGTGCTCGCACCGTCCACCGTGCACCGCTTGTTAGCGCGTGCAGGCCTGATGCAGAAGAAGCCGGGGGAGCCGACCAGCAACGACCGCCGGCGCTTCTCGTTCGACCAGGCCGGCGAGCTGTGGATGAGCGACGTGATGCACGGCCCCTCCGTGCGCATCGAGGGGCGACAGCGCAAGAGCTATCTGCTCGCGATGATCGACGACGCCACGCGCATCGTCCCCTATGCTAGCTTCGCGCCGAGCGAGAGCGTCGCGGCGTTCCTGCCGGTGTTCGAGCAAGCCATCCGTCGCCGCGGTATCCCCAAGCGCCTGTACGTCGACAACGGCGCTGCCTTCCGCTCGCGCCACCTCGCCCTCGTCTGCGCCAAGCTGGGCGTCACCCTCATCCACGCCCGCCCCTATACGCCCCAGGGCAAGGGTAAGATGGAGCGCTGGTTCCGCACGGTACGCATGAGCCTGCTCGTGCAACTCGGCGCCGACGACACCAAGTCCATCGAGGCGCTCAATCGCCGCCTCTGGGCCTGGATCGAGGGCGAGTACCACCAGAGCCCCCACCGCGGTCTCGACGGCGAGGCGCCCGCCGACCGCTGGGCAGCCCGCTCCAGCGACGTGCGCCTCGCCGACCCAGGCGTCGCCGACCTGTTCCTGTTCGAGCAGAAACGCCGGGTGCAGTCCGACCGCACCGTCTCCCTCGATGGTGTCGTCTACGAGGTCGACGCCGTGCTCGTCGGCGACACCGTCGTGCTCCGTTACGACCCCTCCCGTCCCCGCGACCGTCGCAACGTCCAGGTGTGGCATCGCGGCAGCCAGATCCAGCTCGCCAAGCGCGTCGATGCCTACGCCAACTGCTTCGTCCGTCGCAACGGCGACCGCCGCATGCCCGTCGCCGACACCCCGCCCGACCCTCCCGCACAGGGTCTGCGCATGAGCGACTTCCAGTCCAACGCGGCCGACGACGACAAGGCGGTGAAGTGATGTACCGCAAGCATTTCGGCCTCACCCGCCACCCCTTCGGCAAGGCCATCGAGCCCGACGAGCTGTTCCCCTCCGGCTCCCTCCGCGAGTTGGAGGCGCGCCTCGCTCACCTGCTGGATCTACGCGGCATCGGCATCGTCACCGGCGAGAGCGGCAGCGGCAAGACCACCGCTTGTCGAAAGGTCGTCGCTGGACTGCACGCCGGTTTGCACCGCGTTCTGTACGTCTCGCTCTCCACGGGCAACGTCATGGACCTCTACAAGACCATCGCCTGGGAATTCGGCCTGCCCACCGAGCGCAACCGCGCCGCACTCTTCCGCCAGATCCGCGCCGAGGTGACGCGCCTCTCGGGCGAGGCGCGCCAGAAGCCCTTGCTCATCGTCGACGAGGCCCATCATCTGCGCAGCGACGTGCTCGAGGATCTGCGCTTGCTCACCAACTACTCGATGGACTCCGACAACCGCCTCTGCCTGCTCCTCGTCGGTCACCCCGAGCTCCGGCGCAGGCTCGGCATGGCCGTGCATGAGGCGCTCTCCCAGCGCGTCGTCGTCCGCGCACACATCGCCGGTCTCTCTCGCGACGAGCTCGGCCCCTACCTCGCACACCTCCTGCGCCTCGCCGGCACCGAGCTGCCGCTCTTCGAGCCCGCAGCCCAGGAGGCGCTCTACCAGGCAAGCAGCGGATTGCCCCGCAAGGTCAACCTCGTTGCCCACCACGCTCTCATGGCCGCCGCGCTCGCCAAGACCAAGGCTGTCGCCGCGGAACAGGTCCAGGCTGCCATGGCGGAGGTGTCGTGATGAATCCCAGGCTCATCCGCCATTGCCACATGATCGAGGACCCCATCTTCGGCGCAGCGGCGGTCACCTGCGCCGCACGGCAGACCCTCTCGGCGGCGCTCGAGAGCCGCCACCCGCGCCTTCCGCGCGACCCGTTGTCCCTCGCATCCGGCGACTCGATGTTGCGACAAGCGCAGTCCATCACCGCCTTGTCGACCGCGCTCCAGCTCGCCGTCACTGACTACCTCGGCTCGCTCCACGACATGATCGCTCACCGCGACGACATCCCCTTCTGACCGCCCTGTCGCTCCGCTACGACGGAAGCCCGGCGGCATTAGCCGCCGGGCTTCCTGCATTCAAACCATGCTCCCTTGCCTCTAACCCTGCCCCGCAATCCGGGAATCCACCGGTCGCCCGCGGGCGCTCTCCGCGACAATCAAGCGGTGGGACAGCGCGGGAAACAACAGCTGGTTGCCCGTGGACGGCAAATAGCCTTTGCGTGGGTGCTGTGGACTCCGCCAAGAACATGACGGAGCCCCAAAGCACGAGCAACTACACAAGTGACCGTGAAAGGCCAGATGTTGTTGCTCTCGGCGGAGCATACGATTTGCTTGGCGCTCCACAAGAGGGTGTGTGTGTTGCGGACGAATCGCAACCTGAGGCGTGGAAGCGGGCGACGGGCACGAGTGTGGCGGCACCCGCCATCACTTCCATGGCACTGTTGTGGCGGCAGCAGTGCGAGCCTCAGTACCAGGGGTATGCCGGAGAGAAGACTCTGCGCGCGCTGTTCAGAACGTCCGCTTTCATCAACATCGAAGGCGATCCGTATTCAACGCCTGACCCATCAAGTGACGCGCAGGATGGCGCGGGCTTTGTCGACGCGCGGAACCTCGTGGCGTTCTGCGAACCTGGGCTCGACGGCTCATTTGGCGAGTTGACGATTGATACGGAAAACGATGGGACACTGGGCCTACCCGACGGTGAGCTCTACCCTTCGGCATACTCGGCCGTGCCGGGCACTCACGTCGCGACGTCGCTAGCCGACTATCAGTCGGGACCCGGCGATGCGACGCGGCGATGGCGAGAGATCGGGTCTGGATGGGACGGCATTTCTAGCGGTCGCATCCGTGCTACCATTTCCTTCGATGGGTGCCCTGATGAAGCTTCTGGTCCCGTGCCGAGTCCCGTGTCGGCGGACTTCGACCTGCACTTGGTGCGAGAAGAAGCGAATGGGCATTTCTCGTACGTCGCAAACTCTCAGTCGGTCCAAGATACCAACGAGGGCTTCGAGTACGAAGTAACTGTCCCGGGAAACTACAAG is a window of Polyangiaceae bacterium DNA encoding:
- a CDS encoding S8 family serine peptidase: MTALSLRYDGSPAALAAGLPAFKPCSLASNPAPQSGNPPVARGRSPRQSSGGTARETTAGCPWTANSLCVGAVDSAKNMTEPQSTSNYTSDRERPDVVALGGAYDLLGAPQEGVCVADESQPEAWKRATGTSVAAPAITSMALLWRQQCEPQYQGYAGEKTLRALFRTSAFINIEGDPYSTPDPSSDAQDGAGFVDARNLVAFCEPGLDGSFGELTIDTENDGTLGLPDGELYPSAYSAVPGTHVATSLADYQSGPGDATRRWREIGSGWDGISSGRIRATISFDGCPDEASGPVPSPVSADFDLHLVREEANGHFSYVANSQSVQDTNEGFEYEVTVPGNYKVIVSWPQGAPDCFGGTLPDVGYAQVHLQ
- a CDS encoding DDE-type integrase/transposase/recombinase — its product is MTTEKPRPPRTHGAPPITLSEHEQADAERRQQIALFRYGVIADLIHLEPGHRGLYALLRDKAAREWDIPGTLRRRVEAETIRGWLRDYRRGGFDALLPKARKDRGSARAIPQCVADVLCETKDQHPDFSVALVIEHVSRFARIPDDVVLAPSTVHRLLARAGLMQKKPGEPTSNDRRRFSFDQAGELWMSDVMHGPSVRIEGRQRKSYLLAMIDDATRIVPYASFAPSESVAAFLPVFEQAIRRRGIPKRLYVDNGAAFRSRHLALVCAKLGVTLIHARPYTPQGKGKMERWFRTVRMSLLVQLGADDTKSIEALNRRLWAWIEGEYHQSPHRGLDGEAPADRWAARSSDVRLADPGVADLFLFEQKRRVQSDRTVSLDGVVYEVDAVLVGDTVVLRYDPSRPRDRRNVQVWHRGSQIQLAKRVDAYANCFVRRNGDRRMPVADTPPDPPAQGLRMSDFQSNAADDDKAVK
- a CDS encoding AAA family ATPase yields the protein MYRKHFGLTRHPFGKAIEPDELFPSGSLRELEARLAHLLDLRGIGIVTGESGSGKTTACRKVVAGLHAGLHRVLYVSLSTGNVMDLYKTIAWEFGLPTERNRAALFRQIRAEVTRLSGEARQKPLLIVDEAHHLRSDVLEDLRLLTNYSMDSDNRLCLLLVGHPELRRRLGMAVHEALSQRVVVRAHIAGLSRDELGPYLAHLLRLAGTELPLFEPAAQEALYQASSGLPRKVNLVAHHALMAAALAKTKAVAAEQVQAAMAEVS